A window of Paenibacillus polygoni contains these coding sequences:
- a CDS encoding extracellular solute-binding protein: MNKMSIALTVFLSFQLLYACSPNNEVNKVSDPIANDNTARIEYEELGLQKYDPPIQVSFVREMSAQLDDLIKSLPGQTLNDNTWSRLYEEVLGIQITYDWTARGDLYAQKFSVDLSSGNIPDVVRVDAEQLRLLSNAGYIQDLTNVFDTYATPLTKEILSQEGSGPFEAATIDRKLMGIPETNSSIETAQVLWIRIDWLERLNLKPPQTMDELIAIAKAFTEQDPDQNGQNDTFGLAATQYLWDPVMGLTSFMAGYDAFPMMWIHDDSGKLTYGGIQPEVKSALLSLQNMYRNGYLDSEFAMKNGIKAKEQVAKGKIGMLYGEQWGSFLAQVSRESDSNADWRAFPIVSVSGKAPKVPLKFNTTHFIAVKRGVQHPEAIIKMFNLHLEKNWGETAEYEKYYSSPYPVWQLSPITPYPARKNMEAFQQLKEARITGDQSKLNEEAKAIQKNITTYLSGSGNIEIGWGWERTYGEQGAMAIIDQYEKNNQLLYESFVGTPTETMIEKQSILNEIQLQVYMDIILGRPIEEFDRFVKQWKKLGGDQITEEVNQWFLAQKP; the protein is encoded by the coding sequence ATGAATAAGATGAGTATTGCGCTTACAGTGTTCCTTAGTTTTCAGTTGCTATATGCCTGTAGTCCTAACAACGAAGTAAACAAAGTTTCTGATCCAATTGCTAATGACAATACTGCAAGAATTGAATATGAAGAGTTGGGACTACAAAAGTACGACCCGCCCATCCAGGTCTCTTTTGTAAGAGAAATGAGTGCACAGCTTGATGATCTAATTAAAAGTTTGCCAGGACAAACACTAAACGATAACACTTGGAGTAGGCTTTACGAAGAAGTTTTAGGAATCCAAATTACGTACGATTGGACTGCTAGAGGAGACTTATACGCACAAAAATTTAGTGTTGATCTTTCTTCAGGTAATATCCCTGATGTGGTACGAGTGGATGCTGAGCAGTTGAGACTGTTAAGTAATGCGGGATATATTCAAGATTTGACGAACGTATTTGATACGTATGCGACTCCGCTGACCAAAGAGATTTTGAGTCAAGAGGGTTCAGGGCCTTTTGAAGCAGCCACCATAGATAGAAAATTGATGGGTATACCCGAAACGAATTCTTCTATTGAGACTGCACAGGTACTTTGGATTCGTATCGATTGGCTTGAGAGACTGAATCTGAAACCGCCACAGACGATGGATGAACTGATTGCAATTGCGAAAGCGTTTACAGAGCAAGACCCTGATCAGAATGGTCAAAATGACACATTTGGGCTGGCAGCAACCCAGTATTTATGGGATCCCGTTATGGGGCTCACCTCTTTTATGGCAGGTTATGATGCTTTCCCAATGATGTGGATTCACGATGATTCAGGAAAACTTACGTATGGAGGGATTCAGCCTGAGGTCAAATCGGCTTTGTTGTCCCTGCAAAATATGTATCGCAATGGATATTTGGATAGTGAATTTGCCATGAAAAATGGGATCAAAGCCAAAGAACAAGTGGCCAAGGGAAAAATAGGAATGTTATACGGAGAACAGTGGGGGTCGTTTCTTGCTCAAGTGAGCCGGGAGAGTGATTCAAATGCGGATTGGCGAGCGTTTCCTATCGTTTCTGTGTCCGGAAAAGCACCAAAAGTTCCGTTAAAGTTCAATACGACTCATTTTATTGCTGTAAAAAGAGGCGTCCAGCATCCTGAAGCGATCATCAAGATGTTTAACTTGCATTTAGAAAAGAACTGGGGAGAAACAGCAGAATACGAAAAATACTATAGCTCTCCCTATCCTGTGTGGCAGCTTTCTCCTATAACACCCTACCCAGCAAGGAAAAACATGGAGGCTTTTCAACAATTGAAGGAAGCCCGCATTACAGGGGATCAGTCTAAACTGAATGAAGAGGCCAAAGCAATCCAGAAAAATATTACGACGTATCTATCGGGAAGCGGCAATATCGAAATCGGATGGGGCTGGGAACGAACCTATGGTGAACAAGGGGCTATGGCCATTATTGATCAATACGAAAAAAATAATCAATTATTGTACGAAAGTTTTGTAGGCACTCCAACGGAAACCATGATCGAAAAGCAGTCCATTTTGAATGAAATTCAGCTTCAAGTGTACATGGACATTATACTTGGCAGACCTATTGAGGAATTTGACCGTTTTGTCAAGCAGTGGAAGAAGCTGGGCGGCGATCAGATAACGGAAGAAGTCAATCAGTGGTTTTTAGCGCAAAAACCATAA